Part of the Nicotiana tabacum cultivar K326 chromosome 20, ASM71507v2, whole genome shotgun sequence genome, AGTTCCCAGCATCAACCAACTTCTGTCTTTATTGTAAAGTTTCCCACACACTTCTCCCAAATCGGCATTTCATTCCTTGGATTTTGAGAGATCAATATAtaccctttcttttctttctatttttctccttttctcctaACCAGTTCAGTATACATTCTACTCATTAATCTCAAATGCAAATAGAACCATGGTCATAGAGAGGCATTGATGCAGCCATTAGAATGAATCAAGGGGGTACTTCTGATAGGTGGAAGAAGCAGaattaaaaatgaagaaaaatctagaaaaGAGATATATGAAATTATATCCCTTATTTTCTGCAGACTGAAGCTGACCAAGTGATACAGGTTTCTCAACTTGTACAATCTCGACAAGGGACAGTTTCCCCATCTAATTTTCTTATTCTTTAGTTTTCCTTTTCTTGGTGAACCAATTATAGTAATGATAATAACAATATAATTATAAACATGAGGCAATCAGTGGCAACCACAACCAAACTTCTAACAGAAAACAAGTGAGTCAAGAAAGGCCATTTTTGCTATAATGTTTCTGAGATGTTCTCAAAGAATCTCATACTAagtttttttgataaggtaataATTTCATTAAAAGAAGGGGAGAACCCCGTATACAAGCTGTATGCCAAAAAGGGAGAATCTACACCAAGATATGGTTCTCAACGAAGGAAACTAATTCATCTAATAGAAAAAGGCAACTCATACGTACACCAAAAAGAAACTAGAGACAAAAGACTATTTTGCAACTTTATGAAGTCTAACTGAACTCCTCCAAAAGCTCTCATACTAAGTTATTATATCACAGAATAAATCAGTAAGGGAGGATTGGTTATAAGCCTTACAGTGGCACAGTTGTAATACAGATCAGGGTTTGACTTCATTTTTTCATCTCTTTCCTGAAAAGGGTCCCAGAATTAGAAGAGGTTTCAAGTTTATAAAGAAAACATGGAACATAACAGGCTTGGAAGAATCAACACACTGCTGATAAATCTGAAGGTCATGAGAAAGATGATAAGAGGGAAGGTGCCGACTCCAAGAGACGCATTTTAAGAGAAGCTTTATACAGAAGTCAAATTGAAAAATGCATACTTACAGCATTCTGGTATGCTTTTAATGACTGTATAAGCTTATTGTGATCCCATGCTCCAGTCACAAAAAAAGAAGTGAGAAATGCATTTCCTAGGTTATCTGTCAAAAAAGATGGAAGCAATACAAgtcaaaaaagaaaaggaagacgAAAACTCATTGAAGAAATTTGAATTTCGATGCATAAAGTGTGGGTTATGGTTCATCTATCAGGAGATAGATGAATATGAGTATAGCAGAACTTTAGCAGCACAGGATACTGAAGTAACCGTAGGTGAAAAGTGAAGCTTAGCATGCACTGAATTACAAGTATTAAATTTATTTAGTTGCCATGTCTTGATCATTGAGTGCTTACAGAAATTATCTTTTACTTCTAAATTAAAGCATGCTTTAGATAAAGACAAACATTGACTCAATTTCATTGACAACCACTAGGTAAAAGGATAATAAAGAAGCAAATAGTACAGATACTAAATTTATTTAGTTGCTATGCCTTGATCATTGAGTGCTTACAGAAATTATCTTTTACTTCTAAATTAAAGCATGCTTTAGATAAAGACAAACATCGACTCAATTTCATTGACCAGCACTAGGTAAAAGGATAATAACGAAGCAAATAGTGATTAAGTAAAGAATGTTCAAAACAACATATCAAGGGATGTCAGAGCTAAGTAATTGAGGAAGTGTCTCCTTTAACTAGAATCCATCTGCAGTCTTACACCAAGAATATCCATCCTTGACATCCAAAGTGATCGCTTCCCTGGCATGTTTAATACTTTCATCAACAACTTCTTCTGGATTTTCAGCATCTGCAAAGTAAACATAAAATCAGATGAGCAGAGTAGGATAAGCCTCTCAGGAAAAAGAATGTCAGGAGAGATGTGAACTTTTCTTCATAAGCGAATAAtttaaatatagaaaagaaaacttAAATATACATTCTTCAAAATTAAGATAATACTCTAAAAGGTAGGAATCACGAAGTAGACTGTTACTTGTACTAGAACGCAATAGTTTGTACACAGTGTATCTGACCAATCCATGTTGCCACGAACACATCAGTAAGCATTTTTGTCTTGAATAAGATGCATTGGAAAGGACAACATAAGTTTCCAATGGCTGTAAATCATCAGTACAGCTACTTGTCTAAAGGGGAAAATAAAGGAGTGAACTAATAGTTAAAAACAGGCATAGTTTCCATATAGTTTCCTTCCCTTTCACAACAGGGAAACAATTGTTTGGTGAGttttaaataatcaaataacattTGAAATTAGAGAAAATGATTACACTGTAATAAAAGGGGAAACCTTGTTTGTGATCATTCTTTCAGACATCCCTCAATTAAATGAAGAGGCACTTGATTTCACTATACTGTAACAGCCATTCAAGAACATCAAGGATACAAGGAAGAACGCACAGGGTTTTATATAATAAGCTATATTGAAAATAAGATCTCCCAGTCATCAAAGTTTTTCTAGATTCAACATTTCAACCAGCTCCATTATAGCATTCTGCAAAGTAATGTCTTTACTGACCAGTATATTGAATAAACTGGAAAATTCTGTTTAGGTTTTCCATTATCCAGCCACTTATAAAACCACAAACTGATATTTCTGACATCACCTACTCTCAATTTGACTCTGTCAACGAACTAATTTTACAAGTTTCCATTTGCCTCCATAAAACAACCTCAAAAAGTGCAAATAGAGGACTCAAATTTAAGGCTTGGAGGACATCGTCATTATCTTGGATGCCTCATTTCTATAGTCATCAGGTGAGTGATATTTGTGGGTTTCCCGGCGAATTACACTAGTCTGACAATACTAGCTTGAGTTTCTACTTAAGAGTTTAATTTTCCTAGTACAAAGACTTGTCACCATCTTTGGAAAGGGAGAATTCTAGTCTACCATTTATTCAAGGCTAAATAATGCAATGTAGGTCATTCAGTTTAATGTTTTTCATGGTTGTACTCGACTTCATTAGATTGGATCACTCAGTAAAAGAAAGCCTTAATATGGTTACATTTCCTCCTATCTACTATTCAGTATTAGCATATATATGTACGTATGATGCTCATTAAGCACAAAAAAAGAACATAGCATATATCAATATTCACCTTGAGCCAGTTTTCTTTCGAGCATTGATAGTTGACATAGAATATTCTTATTTAGACCCTGAAAACATAACAAATTGAAGATATCTATCAAAAACTGTAGACCTTTTATAAAAGACTTTACTATTGAAATCATTATAACCAAAGCAATAGCAGCATAAATGACCTTGCTAAGGGCAAATGTAAAGCAATTTTTTGCTGCATTTAAATCTCCTTTCTTCCAAATGCAGTTACCTAGGCACAGCCAAGCATCAACAAGAGACGGATTCAACTTAACCTAAAAGGCAACAAATCAAAAACACCTCAAATAAGAATGCTACAAGCTATCTGGCaaagtatatactatatatttcaagtttttaatagCCAAAAAATCCCCAAGGCCAATGGCACATGGTTTGAAACTCGGTAAATAATGAATTCACCCCTCTACCCATATCAGGCTTTTGTATGTGGCAGGGTTCGAACATGTGACGTGCGCACGTCTAACCCACACCGCATCACAAGTCGCACTGTTACCGCAAAACCAAAAACCTAGGAGCCTAAATGGCAGAGCATATTAGGGCATCAAATTAACATTCTAAATTTATCTTATTTACTTACTGCTTTGGACAAATGATCCTCTGCTTCTTTCTTATATACAGGAACTACATCAAGTACTTTGCCTCTTAAATACTCATAAGTTGCACGTTGAAGTGGCAATTTCCTCTTTTCTGCACAAATTTAACCACAAATCACAATAAGTTCAACGCATTTGCTAATAATTCGCCAAAAAGTAGCTCAAACAATACAATTATCCAGTTAGTTAGTTACCTATAGGGATAGTATCGAGGATTTGAAGTGCGAGATCAGATTGGATTTGCAATTTGGAGACTCTCTCCTCCGGACTTAAGGGGAAATAGTTGTCGCGAAAGCTGTAAAGCTCATCGGCAGCTGCAGTTGCCTCGGCGAATAAATCCTCTCCGGCGACTTTTCCGGTCGAAATGCTCATCTCCGGCGATTCTGCTCGACGAAAAAGGAAGCGAAAGTTGGACTACCGAAAGCTAGGTGTATTGATTTATCTCATCAGTATATTTTTACACTTAATTTTGTTTAGTTAATACTCATTTAGTTACCAAATGAGTAAAacgttttgaattttttttttgggtcaaaaAATTAAGTTACCAAATTagatttattataaataattatatataaaagTCCTTTTATCTGGTAGTAATTTAAAACAATACTCTCATAGATGATAtaatctttaaaataaataataaaacaagaaCGGATAATTCTAAATATTTAGCCGCATTAGGAGTAgattaaatttaaatttgggcTAGAAAATTTATCCGGACACGTACTTCGTAAAATGGTTCATGCATATTTATTGCCAGGAGCAACACGATCAAGTGGTAAGAATTAACGCTTCATTTCTATTTCTATGCTCGATGATCATAGAAGCTCCTTTACCattttgtataaatagactattCTATTTGTACAAATATGAAATAGCCATAATGGATGCGTTAAATGGACGTCAAGTAGTTGATATTATCCATTCTGGGCCAAAACTTTTTGTTCCCGAGGGCAAAACTATCAAATTTGATCAATCATTAACGAGTAATTTAATGCAGCTGGATTTGATAAGGAGATATAGGAATAATACGTCAAGATCCATTCTGCAAGGAAATAGTACATGAGAATCGAATAACACATGATTCAAACGGTATTCGAAGTAGAAGaatttgaaataataacaaaattTGGTTCTGTAAATCTGATTAGGTGATCATTAAAAGATCTAATGAGTTGAAGATTAGTTGTTAATGGGTTGTTTGAGTGAGTGCATATTTACATACATATATAGAGGCCTTCTACATGTAATTGCTttggaaattgagaaataagttttaagtttgtatcattgtatgttTGATTAGCAGTAATTTTAATTATAGAAAATTAATTATGCTTGAAAGAAGCAAAACCAAGCTGAATCCAGGTAACAGTTGCATTCAACATAAAAATAGCATTACTCAAAATTTATCTAGTAAAGAAAACTTATGTACTATATTCACTTTAAAATTCTGAGTTCTTTGGTTCTAACACTAAACACTACAATGCAAATTTCATAAGTACCGTTGTAATACTTACTAAAGGAATAAACAACTCCATCAATATGAATTCATTTTcgcaatacaacaacaacaaccaagtataatcccacttagtggggtctggatagggtagtgtgtacgcagaccttacccctaccctgaggtagagagactgtttccaaatagacccccgacatccttccctccaagaacttcccaccttgctcttggggagactcgaactcacaacctctcggttggaagtgggagttgcttaccatcagagcaacccctcttgtctcaaaaagaagtctcaatcaagaataaaaaaaagtgaatccaaagtgcagaagcggagaaaagatgttgACTACTCAAGACATAATtgaaagttcttggagggaaggatgccgggggtttctattttggaaacagtctctctaccctagggtaggggtaaggtctgcgtacacactaccctccccagaccccactaaatgAGATTatactggttgttgttgttgtaataatgGTTCAATATAGAGTATGCTTTTGATCTCTCTCCATGATTTACATGATATTCCTAGAGTGAAAACAAGACTTTATGCTTATTTCTATTTGGGTCGAAACCCTATGAATAATAGCAAGTACGAATGTTTTAATTATCTTGATCACTAACACTtgatgaggaggtgtgagcgactggctgtagtgggcacgcgaagaggtagagggcgacctaagaagtattggggagaggtgatcagacaggacatggcgcgacttaggattactgaggacatgacccttgacagaGAATTacggaggtcgagcattaaggttgtaggttataggaaagttgtgaatatttctacaacacaatagagtgagagtagctagttaggagttagactaagaatgtcattggtcgtctattgatgcagggctttacctgctagttttactataccagccatttatttcgtatttcgtattctgtatttcatatctcttatattgttgttattgtattatgcatttttatggtactaatatatcggctcctgttgctttttttgagccgagggtctcctggaaacagcttctctacccttcggggtaggggtaaggtctgcgtacatattaccctccccagaccccacttgtgggattatactgggtcgttgttgttgttgttgttgttgttgatataatatcctaaagttctaatgaaaataaaaaaaattgttttccccatttttcactaatttcccaaagaaacgcTAACGTAAATAGCCACTTTCTTTGCCTATTAAAGCCCAAATCTCTAATAATGTCTGATAAAGTCGATGTCTTTGTCTAATAGAAGATCATCACCAAAGTAAAGATTAAGTATCTTGTAATTACTAATCCATATAATAAACAATTATAGGCATAAACTTTTCAGCTTTCACCTTCCAAGTCGTTATCTTTTGTGCATTAAACAATGCTAATCAAATTTCTGTCACCAATTATCCTTTTATCCCTACAAATTCACAACCCCTAAACTCAATCATTCTCATATGTATTTTCTTCATTTCTATAGTTATATGTAGGTGGTAGACACATCGTTGTTCATTCATTTCTATAGATATACCCAGCTTGGCTCAGAAGCATTCTATTTATTCTCAAGGCAATCTTGATTAATATTGGTGTTGTCATTAAACTTCGGCTCATGAATTTACATAAAAAGGCAGTCTCATTTGTTTGTTTGGAATTCTAGGAGTTTTTTTTGTTGTAGTTGATTTTGTAGTTAagatttattattctttttgcaatatatatttttatgGCAATGTAACAAGTTATCAATGTTAAAAGTAATTAGATCCTCCTCTTTTATTTGTCTAATGCACTTTCATCATAGTGTTATGATTCCCACTCATTGTTGAAAACAGTGAGCTCCACAGAGGATGAAGAGGTAGAAGTTTCCGAATGGATTATGAATGGCCTGGTGCCTGAGCCGCTACGCTCCGACTGAAGCGGAAAGGCTACTAGACTTGGACCGATTGTGCACTGAAGGCATGATGAAACTAGAAGCAATCTCTCTTGGCGAGTGTCCGATAAACTTTCAACTTTACTTACTTCCAACAATTTGAGTTTTCGGCATTCATGTTTCAAGCTAGGCTAGCTAGTAATTGTGATTAAGTTAAGTTTAGCTAAACTTTAATTTGTAGAATTGAGGAAAATCAGATATTAACGTTCAATGCGCGAGTATCTTTAAGGGAGGTTGCTCAGTGCACTTTTTGGTTACAGGGTGCAAGCTGAGCATTATCTTGTTCAGGCTGTGAGTGAACACTAATTCATTCATTAATTAATCGgcttttatttgcattttactttctaattaatgACTATTCTTTTAGTTAATTTGGTTCATACTACGGTGAGCTGAGCACTTGCCGATGCATGGTGGTGATGTTGCGGCTTAATAAAATTAGTAGCATAAAACaggatatttttttttataaaaagccTTTCACTTTTTTATATTagaattcaaatatatatacacacacgtgCAAAAAAGTTGGTATTGCCATTTTTTCATACTTGTTATTTATACCATAATATACTTAACTCATAAAGTCTTTAACTTCACatattaattttcttatttatattaataagcgataatttaaataaataagacGTTAGGTATGTATTTTAATATATTACCTTTGGTATTATTATAAGAAATTATATTTACTAATATAAAAATTTAAGTAGTTGTATTTAAAATTCTAAAGAAAATTACTGTTAAAGAGTAgacattctttctttctttctttctttttacaaacttttagtattttttttttttgcactttaatattgtctaaaataaaataaaatcataatCAAAATTTTAAGGACTTAAATCAAGGCTTTACTAGCCTCCCCCTTGGGCCACCCATCCACCTCCGACATCTCAATCAAATTCTATAGAgtctcaattaaaataaaacaacAATGATAAAGAACATTAAAGGTAGTGAAATCTCTGTTAATAGAGTAAAAACGAATAAAATTTCTTCTCTCTAAAAAATGCTCTCTCCTCTCTCTACCTACAATAACTCAGCCTCTCACTATTGACCTCTGCAATGAACAATCACATGGAAAATAAATCCTCCCCAGCCAATTTACCAATCAATGAACCACCCGATCTTAGTACTATGCAAATCGACGATTCCCACACCAATTCCCAACCAAATTCTTTTTTACATAAACTTCTTTCTACATCACCCGTTCCCCCTTCTCTACACCAATCTCATTATGCCACCACTGACCTTGACCTCAGTGATGAGAATAACACTACTTATGACTTGGACAACTTTGTTCCATTATCTTTAAGTGATAAAACAAGACTTTATTCTCCTTGGAAATACTCGGTCATAGTTAAGGTATTTCGGCTAAAAGTGGGACATCAATTGCTTAAACAGAAAATCTTTGCGCAATGGAAACCAACTGAGGAGGTTCCTTTAATAGACCTAGGCTCTGATTTGTTTCTACTCAAATtccaaaaggaagaaaatatgataaatgcactaCATGATGGGCCATGGTTTATTCTAAATCATTTCTTGTCTGTGAGAAGATGGGAATCGAAATTTCTTGCATCTAAGGCACAACTTACATACTCTGCCATATGGATTCGATTGCTCGAACTTCCCACTGAATTCTATGATATTGAAATTCTTCAGAAATTGGGAAGCAAAGTGGGTAAGCTCCTTAAGATTGATGCATGTACCTCAGACACTACTAGAGAGCGTTATGCAAGCCTCTGCATAGAAGTGCTGCTTGACAAGCCACTAAAATTCTACATTTATATTGGAACCCATAAGCAAACCATCTTGTACGAGGGCCTTAACTTGCTCTGCGTAAACTGTGGTCGTTTAGGACACAACAAAAAATAATGCACCTACCAAATAAAACCTCTAATCCCAGGCACATCTTCCACTAATCCTCCATTATTCGGTCCCCAACTTAACCCAACTACCACTCCTTCTCCACCTAATTCAGAACAAGAATGGAAATTAGTCATTTTCCCACCAAAATACTCATCCAAAATGCCCATGTACCGACAATATAGTGAGGGTGCACCATCCAGTTTTGCAGGAACTCAGCCACCACGCAGGAAGCAGCTACCACACGCCCCAGGTACGTCTTCTAACCCTAAACCACCCTCGTTGCAGACAACTAGTGTAAGTGGAAAAGACTTCTCCGCCCCTAATACTATTCCCCTTAATAACATGTTTGATATCCTTCATAAAAATGGATCCCTTAATGCCCAGCTCGAAGAGTCTAACCTGTTGGGCTAGCCCACTATTACTTCTCCAAAGCCTCTTAGCAGCCCAAGCCCTACACCACATAGTAACCCAAGCCATGCACAATCTCTCACTTCTGACACCTCTGCCACATCTTATGAACTCCACATGCAATGCGTACACCAAACTGCCACTAATCACTCCCTCTTAGTTCAACCTAATAACAAATCTCCCCCAGCAATGACACTTCAAGGGTCTAGTATAGAGACCCAAATCCAAGCATACTTCCCTAAATCCAATAACAATCATGACCCTACAAAATCCACCTTACACTCAACAGCCTTGCCCCAATCGACTCAAACCGAAGCCCATGCAAATTTCATTCCAAATATCGACCTCTCTCACCCAAACAATTCCCAAAGCCCACTCATAAACTCACTATTTATTACCACCAATCTAGTGCCTCAGAGTTCACCTCCAGCATCAACTCCCACAAATCATTCCCGCACGTTACCTATCACTCCCTCTCTAGTACAAAATGCCACAATTACCACTCCAAACTACACAAAATCACAATCCCCGCCTGAGACCATCACTCACACCAACAACCTCTCACCAAATCACTCCTCCATCATATCATCGTCTTCCACCACCTCGTCCTCTACCAATGATCCCCAACTCACGCTTCTTCACAGCCCAAACTCCACATGCACCAAACAATCCCAACTCCTATCTAGAACTAGCCCTCCAAGATCATGAACTCATATTCACACTGATTGTGAACGACCAAGAAATCACCATACTCCTCAAAAATCCATCAGACCTTGCTCAGATTGGAATGGAAGGGATGAGTTTGGCGTTTTGGCTAGTACCACTGGTCTATGATGCCATAAACTAGCTTAGCTCCCTACCAACCTATAGCTCCACCAATCCCACAATGGGAAACCCCTCCTCAATTTCCATACATAATCAACCTTCCCTTTTACCCTCCCACTCCAGTAGTTCCTCCCATACCATGGATCCAAACATATGTGCTCCCACCACTACCTTTTATTCCACCATCTCCAATGGGGCCACACGATCTGATCACATAGTCCCCAGAGATCTCTCCTCCAAACTCTCCCAATCACAACGCAAAAACGAAATCTGCCACCTGGAGATAACTCAAGTAATGATCAACTTCAGGGAAACAAGGCCCAACCCTGTTTGGCTCAGCGGGATCAAAGTCTTAATCCTCAAAGAGGAGTACGCAAAAAGGTTCATTCTCAACTGTCCTCCAAACCTGCATCACTGCTCCATAAGAATAAGGCCAACTATAAACCCAGATGTGTAGAAGTATGCCCTAGTTATAACTCCCTCACTCCTACCTCCAATAGCGAACCAGTCCAACATGGAGGTTCCACAACCACCACCACCCAATAATTCTATGATGAACTTCATCGTTTGGAATTGTAGGGGAGCACAATCTCCTGATTTTAGTCGTAACTTCCACTCCATGCTTGATTATCATCTTCCATCCTTGGTCGTGCTAGTAGAAGCACATATCACTGATCACCACCACATTATGGATGATTTCCAATTAACCCATATGGCAGAAGTGCCTGTTGTACGACATGTAGGAGGTATAACTCTATTTTGGTCCTAGGATACACTCACAGTTGATACAATTGCCATGACATAATAAGAGGTCCACTACTTGATCCAGGTAACCCCTGAACAACATAAATGGATGTTTTCTGCTATTTACGCAAGCCCACATgtgataataggctagattcatATAATTTGGTGACTGTTTACGCCCCAGCTTGACTATATTTCATTGTTATAAGATAGTTAAATAATGATAAATTGAAGGAGTGAGTGGCATGCATGAGGAGTGAGTGGCATGCATGAGGACTTAAAACTATAATTGGAGCTAAATTGAAGTAAGAGAAGCCCCTAGGAGCTGAGTATGTGGGAAGATGAGAGAAAGAAGAGCTGAAATGAAGACTCAGACTAGCACCCACTAGTGGACCGCTCTAGCCCAGGAATTTGAGGCAGAATGGTAGGCCATATGCGCGGTCATTAACACGTccactagcgcgaccgcgctatCCAGTTCCAAAAAAATAAACTTCAGGGGTAAAGTTCGGGGGTAAATCCACTTAACATATAGAAGGTCCAACTCGCCCAAGGGAACATTATCAAGGTTTTCATAGCTTAGTTCAAGGAAAGGAGAGGCACAAGGCAAGGAGGATAATTCAACATcgagttcttcctttcttccttttgtgttttattttttcGTGATGAATTTGACTACTGTTatgatgaacactagtatgagtagctaaatatttagtctaaggttttgatggtacctattgaaggatgaacttcttgttatgttGATATAGTTTGCCCAGTTTAATCTTTATTTGCTCAACTATGTTCTTATtatagttaattgataggatcctcaattatctgtgcctatttagtgtgcataactcgagagagagtgcatatttaggtaattgttgaacaacaccactcccaaagtatatgaggaatcaataaccgagggtttaaaggcaggattagggataacgaagccttgggtgcaatctaaagtgagctgtaataaacaaagccaactaGCATAACTCGgaagagtgcgtctagtaaattgccatgattactcaggagagatttactgtaataagagtgctcatgattgatagagacgattaggcaaatctatgtgaaacataaccggaagggattccatcaataggggaaatcataacctaagattcttctcttaattgtttacaacttaatca contains:
- the LOC107771399 gene encoding uncharacterized protein LOC107771399 isoform X2; this encodes MSISTGKVAGEDLFAEATAAADELYSFRDNYFPLSPEERVSKLQIQSDLALQILDTIPIEKRKLPLQRATYEYLRGKVLDVVPVYKKEAEDHLSKAVKLNPSLVDAWLCLGNCIWKKGDLNAAKNCFTFALSKGLNKNILCQLSMLERKLAQDAENPEEVVDESIKHAREAITLDVKDGYSWYNLGNAFLTSFFVTGAWDHNKLIQSLKAYQNAERDEKMKSNPDLYYNCATVNKYLENYERALTGFEAAALMDPGLNAMEDARMMVLLLDKLDYLLRGQSKAKRLSSLSSSLATVDLSPSYKRATMDLLSEGLNKGYAIIGKVLFFAKNESLAPLYYVLSDSNHTFYVISVYGIRSDAIKEGDQVTLLEPFYRFVDFSWREKLYQFKSVRVDFVEQVLVNGKCLSPHHAVRTSIYAQLKA
- the LOC107771399 gene encoding uncharacterized protein LOC107771399 isoform X1; translated protein: MSISTGKVAGEDLFAEATAAADELYSFRDNYFPLSPEERVSKLQIQSDLALQILDTIPIEKRKLPLQRATYEYLRGKVLDVVPVYKKEAEDHLSKAVKLNPSLVDAWLCLGNCIWKKGDLNAAKNCFTFALSKGLNKNILCQLSMLERKLAQDAENPEEVVDESIKHAREAITLDVKDGYSWYNLGNAFLTSFFVTGAWDHNKLIQSLKAYQNAERDEKMKSNPDLYYNCATVNKYLENYERALTGFEAAALMDPGLNAMEDARMMVLLLDKLDYLLRGQSKAKRLSSLSSSLATVDLSPSYKRATMDLLSEGLNKGYAIIGKVLFFAKNESLAPLYYVLSDSNHTFYVISVYGIRSDAIKEGDQVTLLEPFYRFVDFSWREKNKQTHFVGLTMAQVKLPCLLYGDKMPYLFFLVGLVLLFTVHVEFKISYLPTQL